One genomic window of Tatumella citrea includes the following:
- a CDS encoding rhodanese homology domain-containing protein produces the protein MSHEHHFSLRSAADIRQTLLAQQELALVDVREEAIYATGHPLFAVNLPLSKLEIELFSRIPRRTTPVVIYDDGEGLALPAAQLLHKLGYSHVSLLEGGLEGWRSAGEQLFIDVNSPSKAFGELVEHQRHTPSLSAQQVAELQASGADLQIFDVRRYDEYQTMNIPGSLSLPGGELLLRIRDLLRSNKTQVIINCAGRTRSIIGTQTLVNAGITNPVAALRNGTIGWTLAGLSLEHGQSRQYGELSAENRVHSSQQAADVAEQAGVSHISLAQLREWQQQADRTTYLFDIRSAEEYVAGHLPGARHVPGGQLVQETDHYASVRGARIVLVDDLHTRADITASWLAQMNWQVAVLTGLDGSEFSEGGEWRVPVAEAGLHPQIDARTAEQWLATGGTKIFDFTTSANYVKGHIPGAGWLLRADLPLLAGQGALPEAERYIVTCGSSLLARYAVDQLQQLTGKPVVVLEGGNAAWRAAGLPEEHGESWLLSERKDRYRRPYEGTDVAPQAMQAYLDWEYGLVAQLEKDATHGFSVI, from the coding sequence ATGAGTCATGAACATCATTTCTCGCTGCGCAGTGCAGCGGATATTCGCCAGACACTGCTGGCACAACAGGAACTGGCGTTGGTGGATGTGCGCGAAGAAGCAATTTATGCAACCGGTCATCCGTTATTTGCCGTGAATCTGCCACTGTCTAAGCTGGAAATTGAACTGTTTTCGCGGATCCCACGTCGCACCACTCCGGTGGTGATTTACGATGATGGTGAAGGGCTGGCGTTACCGGCGGCACAACTGTTACATAAGTTGGGCTATAGCCATGTTTCCTTGCTGGAAGGCGGGCTGGAAGGCTGGCGTAGCGCGGGTGAACAATTATTTATCGATGTTAACTCCCCCTCAAAAGCCTTTGGCGAGCTGGTGGAGCATCAGCGGCATACTCCGTCGTTGTCAGCACAGCAGGTGGCAGAATTACAGGCCAGTGGCGCTGACCTGCAGATTTTCGATGTTCGTCGCTATGACGAGTATCAGACGATGAATATTCCAGGCAGTCTCAGTCTGCCGGGCGGCGAGCTGTTACTGCGCATTCGCGATTTGCTGCGCTCGAATAAAACTCAGGTAATTATTAACTGCGCCGGTCGTACCCGCAGCATTATTGGCACCCAGACGCTGGTAAATGCCGGAATAACTAACCCTGTCGCTGCGTTACGCAATGGCACCATTGGCTGGACACTGGCAGGGCTGAGCCTGGAACACGGGCAGTCTCGTCAGTATGGAGAGTTGTCGGCGGAAAACCGGGTGCACTCTTCACAGCAGGCTGCGGATGTTGCGGAGCAGGCGGGAGTGAGCCACATCTCGCTCGCACAGTTGCGGGAATGGCAACAGCAAGCCGATCGTACTACTTATCTGTTTGATATCCGCAGTGCTGAAGAGTATGTGGCAGGCCACTTGCCAGGGGCGCGTCATGTGCCTGGTGGTCAGCTGGTACAGGAAACCGACCATTACGCCAGTGTCCGTGGTGCACGGATTGTGCTGGTGGATGATCTGCATACCCGGGCTGATATTACCGCCTCGTGGCTGGCCCAGATGAACTGGCAGGTGGCAGTGCTGACCGGTCTGGATGGCAGCGAATTCAGTGAAGGGGGGGAGTGGCGGGTGCCAGTGGCGGAAGCCGGACTTCATCCACAGATTGATGCCCGGACGGCAGAGCAATGGCTGGCAACGGGTGGAACGAAGATCTTCGATTTCACCACCAGCGCTAACTATGTCAAAGGTCATATCCCCGGAGCCGGCTGGTTGCTGAGAGCCGATCTCCCACTGCTTGCCGGGCAGGGAGCACTGCCGGAAGCTGAACGTTACATTGTCACTTGTGGCAGCAGCCTGCTGGCGCGTTATGCCGTGGACCAGTTACAGCAACTGACGGGCAAGCCTGTGGTTGTGCTGGAAGGGGGCAATGCCGCATGGCGTGCCGCAGGTTTACCGGAAGAGCATGGCGAAAGCTGGTTACTGTCAGAACGTAAAGACCGTTATCGTCGGCCTTATGAGGGTACCGATGTTGCCCCTCAGGCGATGCAGGCTTATCTGGACTGGGAATATGGTCTGGTTGCTCAACTTGAAAAAGATGCCACTCACGGTTTCAGTGTTATCTGA
- a CDS encoding LLM class flavin-dependent oxidoreductase: MSINFLGMIGHRLASEIIPAQGPVFDKHYISEFARVHEQAGFDRILVGYWSDQPDGFLVTALAGSQTSRIKFLLAHRPGFVSPTLAARKLATLDQLLDGRLAVHIISGGSDAEQRRDGDYLNKAQRYARTDEFLDVLQQSLSSSRPYDHQGEYYQAEAAYSAVKPAQSRLPVYFGGSSAEAIEVAGKHADVFALWGEPLAGAAQTVAAVRASAARHQRNIDFSISFRPVIGATETEAREKAAHIYQLAKKQLADSGHHFGLPKPQSTGAQRLRDAAAQGEWLDKYLWTGVAGLVAGGYNSTALVGTADQVSDALLEYYRLGIKNVLIRGFDPLNDAREFGEALLPLTREKVAAEDALARIA, translated from the coding sequence ATGAGCATTAATTTTTTAGGGATGATCGGGCATCGCCTGGCATCCGAGATCATTCCGGCACAAGGGCCGGTGTTTGATAAACACTATATCAGTGAATTTGCCCGGGTACACGAACAGGCCGGGTTTGACCGTATTCTGGTTGGCTACTGGTCTGATCAACCGGATGGCTTTCTGGTGACGGCACTGGCAGGCAGCCAGACATCACGGATTAAATTTCTGCTGGCCCACCGTCCGGGTTTTGTCTCGCCAACCCTGGCGGCCCGTAAACTGGCCACCCTTGATCAACTGCTGGACGGTCGTCTGGCGGTTCATATTATCAGCGGCGGCAGTGATGCCGAACAGCGGCGTGACGGCGATTATCTGAATAAAGCGCAACGTTATGCCCGTACCGATGAATTTCTGGATGTTCTGCAACAGAGCCTGAGCAGTTCCCGCCCCTATGACCATCAGGGGGAGTACTATCAGGCCGAAGCCGCGTACTCTGCCGTTAAACCCGCTCAGTCCCGTTTGCCTGTCTATTTTGGCGGTTCTTCTGCTGAGGCGATTGAGGTTGCCGGCAAGCATGCGGATGTGTTTGCCCTGTGGGGTGAACCACTGGCCGGTGCGGCCCAGACCGTGGCCGCCGTGCGTGCCAGTGCCGCCCGCCATCAGCGTAACATCGACTTCAGTATCTCTTTCCGTCCGGTGATTGGTGCCACCGAAACGGAAGCCCGGGAAAAAGCCGCGCATATATATCAGCTGGCAAAAAAGCAGCTGGCAGATTCCGGTCATCATTTTGGATTGCCCAAACCACAGAGCACCGGTGCACAACGGCTGCGGGATGCGGCGGCACAGGGGGAATGGCTGGATAAATATTTATGGACCGGGGTGGCCGGGTTGGTGGCGGGTGGATACAACTCGACGGCGCTGGTCGGCACTGCCGATCAGGTCTCCGATGCATTGCTGGAATATTATCGACTGGGTATCAAAAATGTGCTGATTCGGGGCTTCGACCCGCTTAACGATGCCCGTGAGTTTGGTGAAGCTTTGTTACCGTTGACCCGTGAAAAAGTAGCTGCAGAAGATGCGCTGGCGAGGATTGCCTGA
- a CDS encoding helix-turn-helix transcriptional regulator encodes MAYPQLKVKQHTRSFFFYEPTVLIVLTGSIEFTISGATHRLANGDSVAFIDQGVIADYTKSPPDIGTPFRSLFLTFSEGVSEHFYQLFEQHHSPVKSRPQINRIALTEALNESVMRLLNEAVRTDISDDRIRLRIYDLLLLMAEHGVHFALSQRKGIFPRLSHLLRDAPEMTWTARVAGEKLAMSESTLRRRLREEGLSFEKLLLDIRMQHGLMLVQTTQWNMAQVADACGYQSASRFAERFTQRFGLSPSKFR; translated from the coding sequence GTGGCTTACCCTCAGTTGAAAGTAAAGCAACATACCCGTTCTTTCTTTTTTTATGAGCCTACGGTGTTGATCGTTCTGACCGGAAGCATTGAATTTACGATTTCCGGTGCAACGCACAGACTGGCAAACGGTGATTCGGTCGCGTTTATCGATCAGGGGGTGATTGCTGATTACACTAAATCCCCCCCGGATATCGGCACACCGTTTCGTTCGCTGTTTCTTACTTTCAGTGAAGGGGTGTCAGAACATTTTTATCAGTTATTTGAACAGCACCATTCTCCAGTAAAAAGCAGACCACAGATAAACAGGATAGCGCTTACTGAAGCACTGAATGAGTCCGTGATGCGATTGCTGAATGAAGCAGTACGAACGGATATCAGTGATGACCGGATTCGTCTGCGGATTTATGACTTACTGCTACTGATGGCCGAACATGGGGTTCATTTTGCGTTGTCTCAACGCAAGGGCATTTTCCCGCGACTGAGTCATCTGCTACGCGATGCACCAGAAATGACCTGGACTGCGCGGGTTGCCGGAGAAAAACTGGCAATGAGCGAATCGACCTTGCGCAGACGTCTGCGTGAGGAAGGGCTGAGCTTTGAGAAACTACTGCTGGATATTCGTATGCAGCATGGCCTGATGTTGGTACAAACCACCCAATGGAATATGGCGCAGGTAGCTGATGCCTGTGGTTACCAGTCCGCATCACGCTTTGCGGAAAGATTTACTCAGCGCTTTGGCCTCTCGCCTTCAAAGTTTCGCTGA
- a CDS encoding Lrp/AsnC family transcriptional regulator: MAEHKKGELADSDKSLDRFDIAILKILQQDSSVSNVALAEMISLSPPACLRRVERLKQQGYISGTVALLNPQALKAGLVVMIGVVLDRSTPQSFKDFEGAVSKIRGCMECHMVSGEFDYIMLIRTADNQSFNKLHAEQLLFLPGVRQIRSFIGLREVFSTTQIPL, from the coding sequence ATGGCTGAGCATAAAAAAGGCGAGTTAGCAGACAGCGATAAAAGTCTGGACCGCTTTGATATTGCGATTCTCAAAATACTGCAACAGGACAGTTCCGTGTCCAACGTCGCACTGGCAGAAATGATTAGCCTGAGCCCGCCTGCCTGCCTGCGGCGGGTCGAACGGCTGAAACAGCAGGGCTATATCAGCGGTACGGTGGCTTTACTGAATCCGCAAGCCCTGAAAGCCGGGCTGGTAGTAATGATAGGGGTGGTGCTCGACCGGTCTACCCCGCAATCATTTAAAGATTTTGAAGGTGCGGTAAGTAAAATACGTGGCTGCATGGAATGTCATATGGTGAGTGGTGAATTTGATTACATCATGCTGATTCGCACAGCGGATAATCAGAGTTTTAATAAACTGCACGCCGAACAGTTGCTGTTCCTGCCCGGGGTCCGGCAAATCCGCTCGTTTATTGGTCTGCGTGAAGTTTTCTCTACCACTCAAATCCCGCTCTGA
- a CDS encoding cysteine dioxygenase family protein: MSKPRNYSRLTGFIRELSEELHRFPADDEAAILQHSAPLLARLVSEDDWLDDEFAVPHPEHYQQYLLHVDSAERFSIVSFVWGPGQQTPVHDHRVWGLIGMLRGSEKSQSFIRDSHGLTASGEAVVLNPGDVEKLSPQEGDIHQVSNSYQDRVSVSIHVYGGNIGQVSRATFRPDGSEKLFISGYANQRLPNIWGLSTHES; encoded by the coding sequence ATGAGCAAACCCAGAAATTATTCCCGGCTGACCGGTTTTATCCGTGAGCTTTCTGAGGAATTACACCGCTTCCCGGCCGATGATGAAGCGGCAATTTTGCAGCATAGTGCACCTTTGCTGGCCCGACTGGTCAGTGAAGATGACTGGCTGGATGATGAATTCGCCGTGCCGCATCCTGAACATTATCAACAGTATTTGCTGCATGTTGATTCTGCAGAACGTTTTTCAATTGTCAGCTTTGTCTGGGGCCCGGGTCAGCAAACGCCGGTGCATGATCACAGAGTCTGGGGACTGATTGGTATGCTGCGGGGGTCGGAAAAGTCGCAGTCATTTATCCGCGACAGTCATGGGCTGACAGCGTCAGGCGAAGCCGTGGTGCTTAATCCGGGTGATGTTGAGAAGCTCTCGCCGCAAGAAGGCGATATTCACCAGGTTTCTAACAGCTACCAGGACCGTGTTTCGGTCAGCATTCATGTTTACGGCGGCAATATCGGTCAGGTTTCACGGGCAACCTTCCGTCCTGATGGCAGTGAAAAACTGTTTATTTCCGGTTATGCCAATCAGCGTTTACCTAATATCTGGGGATTATCTACTCATGAGTCATGA
- the ssuB gene encoding aliphatic sulfonates ABC transporter ATP-binding protein, producing MTIHQPPTGTPLNIQHISKRYGERTVLNNIDLQVDGGQFIAVVGRSGCGKSTFLRLLAGLEQADGGKLLSGSRPLQESQQETRLMFQEARLLPWKSVLDNVGLGLKGQWQSDAAQALEAVGLAHRAKEWPSALSGGQKQRVALARALIHRPELLLLDEPLGALDALTRIEMQTLIESLWQEHGFTVVLVTHDVSEAVALADRVILIDEGKVTLDLTVDVPRPRRRGNARLAELEAEVLNHILSPAVVATAPDSIRKIA from the coding sequence ATGACAATTCACCAACCACCGACCGGGACGCCACTGAATATTCAGCATATCAGCAAGCGTTATGGCGAGCGTACCGTACTGAATAATATCGATCTGCAGGTTGACGGAGGCCAGTTTATCGCTGTGGTCGGCCGGAGTGGCTGTGGTAAAAGCACCTTTTTACGGCTGCTGGCCGGGCTCGAACAGGCCGATGGCGGCAAATTGCTGAGCGGCAGCCGGCCGTTGCAGGAGTCGCAGCAGGAGACGCGGTTAATGTTCCAGGAAGCCCGGTTGCTGCCGTGGAAAAGCGTGCTGGACAATGTCGGGCTGGGTCTGAAAGGTCAATGGCAGTCAGATGCCGCACAGGCGCTTGAAGCCGTCGGACTGGCTCACCGTGCCAAAGAGTGGCCATCTGCATTGTCGGGCGGGCAAAAACAGCGGGTTGCACTGGCCAGGGCACTGATTCACCGGCCGGAACTGTTGCTGCTGGATGAACCGCTGGGGGCACTGGATGCGCTGACCCGTATCGAAATGCAGACGCTGATCGAATCACTGTGGCAGGAACATGGATTCACCGTGGTTCTGGTCACTCATGATGTCAGTGAAGCTGTGGCGTTGGCCGACAGAGTGATACTGATTGATGAAGGTAAAGTAACGCTCGACCTCACTGTCGATGTTCCACGTCCGCGTCGGCGTGGCAATGCCCGTCTGGCGGAGCTGGAGGCTGAAGTGTTGAACCATATTCTTAGTCCGGCAGTCGTTGCGACAGCACCTGACAGCATAAGGAAAATCGCATGA
- a CDS encoding YbhB/YbcL family Raf kinase inhibitor-like protein: MKLFSRSFKDGETIPGKNSFAVYDAENHIRLSDNLNPHLGWEDIPAGSRSLVLLCHDPDVPSEGENVNQAGRTVAASLPRINFFHWALLNIPPEQYEIEEGSQSSGITVKGKSGPDAPQGLLHGINDYTAWFAGDESMAGDYYGYDGPCPPWNDEIIHRYIFTLYALPTAELSVSGELTGANIFNALNSSEILAKATLTGVYSLNPDVTA; this comes from the coding sequence ATGAAATTATTCAGTCGTAGTTTTAAAGATGGTGAAACCATACCAGGTAAAAATAGTTTTGCTGTTTACGATGCAGAAAATCATATCCGGTTATCTGACAACCTGAATCCACATCTGGGCTGGGAAGATATCCCGGCCGGCAGCCGGTCATTAGTATTGCTATGTCACGATCCGGACGTGCCTTCTGAAGGTGAGAATGTCAATCAGGCAGGCCGAACCGTTGCTGCGTCACTTCCAAGAATCAATTTTTTCCATTGGGCATTACTTAATATTCCGCCGGAACAATACGAGATTGAAGAAGGCTCTCAATCCAGCGGAATTACGGTGAAAGGAAAATCTGGCCCTGACGCGCCTCAGGGGCTGTTGCATGGTATTAATGATTACACGGCATGGTTCGCAGGAGATGAGTCGATGGCCGGAGACTATTATGGTTATGATGGCCCTTGTCCGCCGTGGAATGATGAAATAATTCACCGTTATATATTTACTTTGTACGCACTTCCAACAGCAGAGTTATCTGTCAGTGGCGAGCTGACCGGGGCTAATATATTCAACGCCCTGAATAGCAGCGAGATTCTGGCCAAAGCAACACTTACCGGAGTTTACAGCCTAAACCCTGATGTGACTGCCTGA
- a CDS encoding ABC transporter substrate-binding protein has translation MSKRTPLALLLLALVSPLIHAADEVTLRVGDVKGDRLVALKASGELQHLPYHLQLSSFDAGAPVQEALNAGALDVGFTGDLPFLYVYAAGAPVKAVGAWQNNPDSIALLSRPGAGIHSLADLKGKRIAVNRGGWGQYLVLGLLKRAGLTPSDVSLRFLSPTDGRAALASGSVDAWAPWEPYLSSAVLIDHAQRVPQGGGLGIMSGYSFVLARQDAINSPKRAAIVDLLTRLARAQRWAQQHPQQFSVALSTELHMPQNVTRAWIASARISPVVFNQTIQAALQHSADVFHQEKVLPKAVDVSHAFDFSLATGADKIAATPATTTQEQP, from the coding sequence ATGAGTAAACGGACACCGCTGGCACTGTTATTGCTGGCGCTGGTTTCCCCGCTGATTCATGCCGCAGATGAAGTTACCCTGCGGGTGGGGGATGTGAAAGGAGACCGGCTGGTGGCGCTTAAAGCCTCAGGGGAGCTGCAGCATCTTCCTTACCATCTGCAACTAAGTTCTTTTGATGCCGGTGCCCCGGTGCAGGAGGCATTAAATGCAGGCGCGCTGGATGTCGGATTTACCGGTGATTTGCCTTTCCTGTATGTCTATGCCGCCGGCGCACCGGTCAAAGCGGTCGGTGCCTGGCAAAATAATCCGGACAGCATCGCCTTGCTGTCGCGGCCCGGAGCAGGAATTCACTCGCTCGCCGATTTAAAAGGAAAACGCATTGCGGTAAACCGCGGTGGTTGGGGGCAGTATCTGGTGCTTGGGTTACTGAAACGGGCAGGGCTTACACCTTCCGATGTCTCATTACGATTTCTCAGCCCGACCGATGGACGGGCCGCACTGGCTTCCGGATCGGTGGATGCATGGGCCCCGTGGGAACCTTATCTCTCTTCCGCGGTACTCATCGACCATGCGCAACGGGTTCCGCAGGGAGGAGGCCTGGGGATCATGAGTGGCTACTCCTTTGTGCTGGCGCGCCAGGATGCGATTAACAGCCCTAAACGGGCTGCTATTGTCGACTTACTGACCCGTCTGGCACGCGCACAACGTTGGGCACAACAGCACCCGCAACAATTTTCCGTGGCGCTCTCAACAGAGCTGCATATGCCGCAGAATGTGACCCGTGCCTGGATAGCCAGTGCGCGAATCTCGCCGGTCGTTTTCAACCAAACCATTCAGGCTGCATTGCAACATTCTGCCGACGTCTTCCACCAGGAAAAAGTATTACCTAAAGCGGTCGATGTCAGCCATGCCTTTGATTTCAGTCTGGCAACAGGCGCTGACAAGATTGCAGCGACGCCGGCAACTACTACTCAGGAGCAACCATGA
- a CDS encoding ABC transporter substrate-binding protein produces the protein MKRISALMILLGASAASVHAEEVTLQIADQKGGMRSVLEAAGDLQHLPYHIHWTEFPAAAPLGEALNAGAVDAGIIGDAPLLFAEAGGARVKAIAVAKSDAYGTALLVNANSPLHSAADLKGKSIATNRGSIGHFVALKALASAGLKASDVNFRFLDPADAKLALVRGSVDVWATWEPYTAFAETQDHLRVLVNGRGLWAGNSYVAATDTALANPAKRKALQDFLLRLASAQQWANQHPDSYSQTLSKIIGFPVDAVKLSFTRRHMVWQSIDSQTVVQQQQTADFYHQSGLLPKTIQVSATFDHSFKLPAPDVGSAAATTPSQEGK, from the coding sequence ATGAAAAGGATCTCTGCGTTAATGATATTGCTGGGTGCATCGGCAGCCAGCGTACATGCAGAAGAAGTGACCTTGCAGATAGCTGACCAGAAGGGCGGGATGCGTTCTGTACTGGAAGCGGCGGGTGATTTACAGCATTTACCCTATCATATCCACTGGACCGAATTTCCTGCGGCTGCGCCGTTAGGCGAGGCGCTAAATGCCGGAGCTGTGGATGCCGGTATAATCGGCGATGCTCCGTTGTTATTTGCTGAAGCCGGGGGGGCCCGGGTAAAAGCTATTGCTGTGGCTAAATCCGATGCTTACGGCACAGCCTTACTGGTGAATGCCAACAGTCCGCTGCATTCAGCGGCTGACCTGAAAGGTAAAAGCATTGCCACAAACCGTGGGTCAATCGGCCATTTTGTGGCACTGAAAGCCCTCGCCAGCGCAGGGCTGAAAGCCAGTGATGTGAACTTCCGCTTCCTCGACCCGGCCGACGCCAAACTGGCGCTGGTGCGTGGTTCGGTAGATGTCTGGGCGACCTGGGAACCTTACACTGCCTTTGCGGAAACTCAGGATCACCTGCGGGTACTGGTCAATGGCCGTGGGTTGTGGGCCGGTAACAGCTATGTGGCGGCCACCGACACGGCGCTGGCCAATCCGGCGAAACGTAAAGCCTTACAGGATTTCCTGTTACGTCTGGCCAGCGCCCAGCAATGGGCCAACCAGCATCCGGACAGCTACAGTCAGACGCTGTCAAAAATCATCGGTTTCCCGGTCGATGCCGTCAAACTGTCGTTTACCCGGCGGCATATGGTCTGGCAGTCCATCGACTCACAGACGGTAGTCCAGCAGCAACAGACGGCCGATTTCTATCACCAGAGCGGGCTGCTACCTAAGACCATTCAGGTGTCAGCTACCTTTGATCACAGTTTTAAACTTCCGGCGCCAGACGTGGGTTCTGCCGCAGCCACCACTCCCTCACAGGAAGGTAAATAA
- a CDS encoding N-acetylmuramoyl-L-alanine amidase translates to MKKQLTLARRHFLLSGLALCLPALAKEEFATLTFTPLSPARSSTENQPSPGRRTLSRTPAAVEVTTSPAARQPHARKLVMIDPGHGGKDPGAIGEKGEEEKHVVLEIAHNLQALFADNRHIEVRLTREDDHFIPLYQRVEIAHQHNADMFLSIHADGFTSPQAHGASVYALSTRGASSTMARYLSQRENAADDYADINVQTKDAQLQQVFFDLVQNQNIKSSLDLCRHMIGHIRTVHTMHSYHPEQAAFVVLKSPSIPSVLIETSFITNPQEEHLLGTRQFRMKMAKAIAGGIESYFTV, encoded by the coding sequence ATGAAAAAACAATTAACTTTGGCCCGGCGCCATTTTCTGTTGTCCGGGCTGGCTTTATGCCTGCCGGCGCTGGCAAAAGAAGAATTCGCGACTCTGACTTTCACTCCGCTTTCACCTGCCCGCAGCAGTACAGAAAATCAGCCATCTCCGGGCCGCAGAACGCTCTCCCGGACACCTGCCGCGGTAGAGGTGACAACGTCACCTGCAGCCAGGCAGCCTCATGCCCGTAAACTGGTAATGATAGACCCGGGACATGGCGGTAAAGACCCGGGAGCCATCGGTGAAAAGGGGGAGGAAGAGAAGCATGTAGTGCTGGAAATTGCCCATAATCTGCAGGCTCTGTTTGCCGACAACCGGCATATTGAGGTGCGGTTAACTCGTGAAGATGACCATTTTATCCCACTGTATCAGCGGGTCGAAATCGCTCATCAGCACAATGCGGATATGTTCCTGTCAATTCATGCCGACGGATTTACCAGCCCGCAGGCCCATGGCGCTTCGGTATATGCGCTCTCTACCCGCGGAGCCAGCAGTACCATGGCCCGTTATCTGTCGCAGCGTGAGAATGCTGCCGATGATTACGCCGATATTAACGTGCAAACTAAAGATGCTCAGCTACAGCAGGTGTTTTTCGACCTGGTACAGAACCAGAATATTAAAAGTAGTCTGGATCTGTGCCGACATATGATTGGGCACATCCGTACCGTACATACCATGCACAGTTATCACCCCGAACAGGCGGCGTTTGTGGTGCTGAAATCACCTTCCATTCCTTCGGTCCTGATAGAAACCTCCTTTATTACCAATCCGCAGGAGGAGCATTTGCTGGGCACACGGCAGTTCAGAATGAAGATGGCAAAAGCGATTGCCGGAGGGATTGAGAGCTATTTTACTGTCTGA
- the ssuC gene encoding aliphatic sulfonate ABC transporter permease SsuC — protein sequence MAIFSLDTPEPGTQRAGKSRAVSRRLLNALVPWALPIVVIVLWQLAAQIGWLSVRILPAPVTIGKTFWRMTLSGELGSNLAISTARALTGFAIGGSIGLLLGFITGLSRIGERLLDTSVQMLRNIPHLALIPLVILWFGIDETAKIFLVALGTLFPIYLNTYHGIRNIDRGLLEMARSYGLRGFSLFRQVILPGALPSIMVGVRYALGVMWLTLIVAETISADSGIGYLAMNAREFLQTDVVVVAIILYALLGKLADVCTVLLERVWLRWHPAYQSKEKN from the coding sequence ATGGCAATTTTCTCTCTGGATACCCCGGAGCCTGGAACTCAGCGCGCCGGAAAATCACGAGCCGTCAGCCGACGGTTGCTGAATGCACTGGTTCCCTGGGCGTTACCGATAGTGGTGATTGTGCTGTGGCAGCTGGCGGCTCAAATTGGCTGGCTGTCGGTCAGAATCCTGCCCGCACCGGTCACTATTGGCAAAACGTTCTGGCGCATGACTCTGAGTGGTGAACTTGGCAGTAACCTGGCTATCAGTACCGCCAGGGCATTAACCGGCTTTGCTATCGGTGGTTCTATCGGATTGTTACTGGGATTTATCACCGGGTTGTCGCGCATCGGTGAACGGCTACTGGATACCTCGGTACAGATGTTGCGCAATATTCCGCATCTGGCACTGATCCCGTTGGTCATTCTATGGTTCGGTATTGATGAAACCGCCAAAATATTTCTGGTGGCACTCGGCACCTTGTTCCCTATCTATCTCAACACTTACCACGGAATACGTAATATCGACCGTGGATTACTGGAAATGGCCCGTAGCTATGGATTACGCGGGTTCAGCCTGTTCCGCCAGGTGATATTACCGGGAGCATTGCCTTCCATTATGGTCGGGGTCCGTTATGCACTCGGGGTGATGTGGCTGACACTGATTGTCGCCGAAACCATCTCTGCCGACTCCGGTATTGGCTACCTGGCGATGAATGCGCGCGAGTTCCTGCAAACCGATGTGGTAGTGGTCGCCATTATTCTGTACGCACTGCTCGGGAAACTGGCTGATGTCTGCACCGTGCTGTTAGAACGGGTCTGGCTACGCTGGCATCCGGCTTACCAGTCTAAGGAGAAAAACTAA